A single window of Penaeus vannamei isolate JL-2024 chromosome 24, ASM4276789v1, whole genome shotgun sequence DNA harbors:
- the LOC113811253 gene encoding protein D2, translated as MEQHEVVPDVLDGVPPAVVEVKYGEIEVNNGNVLTPTQVLSPPTHVTWPAKEGALYTLCMTDPDAPSRQDPKFREFHHWLVVNIPGSDLARGKVLSDYVGSGPPQGTGLHRYVFIVYEQPGALQCDEPIIPRNSAEHRRSFSIRKFASKYNLRPAAGNFYQAEYDPSTDLVHKQLGLRK; from the exons ATGGAACAACACGAAGTCGTTCCTGATGTTTTGGATGGGGTTCCTCCCGCTGTGGTTGAG GTCAAATACGGCGAGATCGAGGTCAACAATGGCAACGTATTGACGCCCACGCAGGTTTTGTCCCCGCCCACCCACGTGACCTGGCCGGCGAAGGAGGGTGCACTCTATACGCTTTGCAtgacag ACCCCGACGCCCCCAGCCGCCAGGACCCGAAATTCCGAGAGTTTCACCACTGGCTCGTCGTCAACATCCCCGGCAGCGACTTGGCCCGCGGGAAGGTCCTCTCAGACTACGTGGGCTCCGGACCTCCTCAGGGCACAG gttTACATCGGTATGTGTTCATTGTGTACGAGCAGCCAGGCGCCCTCCAGTGCGATGAGCCAATCATCCCGAGGAACTCAG ccGAGCATCGTCGCAGTTTCAGCATCCGTAAATTCGCTTCAAAGTACAACCTACGACCGGCTGCCGGCAACTTCTACCAGGCGGAGTACGACCCAAGCACCGACCTGGTCCACAAACAACTGGGGCTCCGCAAGTGA
- the LOC113811227 gene encoding uncharacterized protein, whose product MKKIQDVLVYKRKVEKYTAVKSSTGVRTSRCMCGEKYKRMVKRLRKKRVMFLDKWVVMPVLSEETAVNGFCSGEDNRGGGDMANALVKATQVADTVHRATRKEQETDELIREKTQASKKDSSQRSRPAKRKQKGNGTSCEKNDIGLEKVTLVEVNKEASKQLPSSMATSAARDRKKGKRPFKKKGEDGKIQEKKVEITEVVTRKRFKKGGKGEVALSRYLYQLLQSGCICPQVDLIVRLITGREDDTLRLVVSDERLSVLPGAWENLTEQGHSLPEVVQVVTMRATVPQIRSSSLLLLEKILRLEALSEKRVYVVVSAGCYDWSLSARTCEDEAKVVEDLVLFKSELERLGRESLPRREVVVVLCPLVEAAVGKGRDEGEEEKKGEKIKNQRKIRERRSNDMKEEEGRCPEGEEKGRIEDKRKPGAEESMKRRNIKMEREEKEARMEGRTSSALKRINRKLRKENASLEVPISTSSSRPWKHTMRDLRHALCGLDRPELQEDSSRNVCRILNGIFDALAASSGTVKEASIVEP is encoded by the exons ATGAAGAAAATACAAGACGTTCTCGTATACAAACGGAAAGTCGAGAAGTATACGGCTGTGAAGTCATCCACCGGCGTACGGACTTCGCGGTGTATGTGTGGAGAAAAGTACAAGAGGATGGTTAAACGTTTAAGAAAGAAACGGGTTATGTTTCTAGACAAGTGGGTGGTAATGCCTGTGCTTAGTGAAGAAACAGCTGTTAATGGTTTTTGCAGCGGTGAGGATAACAGAGGCGGTGGGGATATGGCGAATGCCCTGGTTAAGGCTACCCAAG TTGCTGATACGGTTCATCGGGCCacaaggaaagaacaagagacagacGAACTCATCAGAGAGAAAACTCAGGCATCGAAAAAGGACAGTTCTCAACGCAGCCGCCCggcaaagagaaaacaaaagggtAATGGAACCAGCTGTGAGAAAAACGACATAGGCCTCGAGAAGGTGACGCTTGTGGAAGTAAACAAAGAGGCGAGTAAACAGCTGCCCTCGTCTATGGCTACCTCGGCTGCTCGGGATCGGAAGAAGGGGAAACGACCATTCAAGAAGAAAGGCGAAGATGGGAAGATTCAAGAGAAGAAGGTCGAGATCACGGAAGTGGTGACGAGGAAGAGGttcaagaaaggaggaaaaggggaagtggcGCTGTCGAGGTACCTATACCAGTTGCTACAAAGTGGCTGCATTTGCCCCCAAGTGGACCTCATTGTACGGCTTATTACTGGCAGGGAAG ACGACACACTCCGCCTGGTGGTGAGTGACGAGCGGCTGTCGGTGCTCCCAGGGGCGTGGGAGAACCTGACGGAGCAGGGACACAGCCTTCCGGAGGTCGTCCAAGTCGTGACGATGCGAGCCACTGTCCCTCAGATCCGCAGTTCGTCTCTGCTCCTGCTGGAGAAGATCTTGAGGTTGGAAGCGTTGAGCGAGAAGAGGGTGTACGTGGTCGTCTCGGCCGGGTGTTACGACTGGTCGCTGTCTGCCAGGACGTGCGAGGACGAGGCGAAGGTCGTCGAGGATCTGGTGCTGTTTAAGTCCGAGCTGGAGCGTCTGGGGAGGGAGTCGTTGCCTCGTCGAGAAGTGGTCGTCGTGTTGTGTCCTCTTGTGGAAGCGGCGGTGGGGAAAGGGcgagacgaaggggaagaagagaagaaaggagagaaaataaagaatcagagaaagataagagaacgaAGATCAAATgacatgaaagaagaggaaggaagatgcccagaaggagaggagaaaggacgaATTGAAGATAAACGAAAACCTGGCGCAGAAGAAAGCATGAAACGGAGAAatataaaaatggaaagagaagagaaggaagcgagaatggaaggaagaaccTCATCCGCCCTAAAGAGAATCAACAGAAAACTGAGAAAGGAAAACGCAAGTCTCGAAGTCCCGATCTCGACGTCCTCCTCTCGCCCCTGGAAGCACACGATGAGGGACCTTAGACACGCCCTCTGTGGACTCGATCGACCCGAACTGCAGGAAGATAGCAGCAGGAATGTCTGTAGGATTCTGAATGGCATTTTCGACGCATTGGCGGCTTCAAGTGGAACGGTGAAGGAGGCTAGCATAGTGGAGCCTTGA